One window of the Eucalyptus grandis isolate ANBG69807.140 chromosome 8, ASM1654582v1, whole genome shotgun sequence genome contains the following:
- the LOC104456301 gene encoding chitinase-like protein 1, giving the protein MEEMRRAIWVILATAVLASSVMVGVRGDDTKTLVKKVKGQKVCMKTGWECNTWSKYCCNETISDIFQTYQFENLFSKRNSPVAHAVGFWDYQSFILSAALYEPLGFGTTGNTTMQMMEVAAFLGHVGAKTSCGYGVATGGPLAWGLCYNREMSPSQSYCDDYYKLTFPCAPGAEYYGRGALPIYWNYNYGYIGEALKEDLLNHPEYIEQNATLAFMAAMHKWMTPVKKSQPSPHDVFVGNWKPTKNDTLAKRVPGFGTTMNILYGDQVCGKGDIDDMNVIVSHYLYYLDLMGVGREEAGPNEILSCAEQVAFNPITSSPSSSS; this is encoded by the exons ATGGAGGAGATGAGAAGAGCGATCTGGGTAATTCTCGCGACGGCGGTGTTGGCGAGCAGCGTGATGGTGGGGGTTCGTGGGGACGACACCAAGACTTTGGTCAAGAAGGTGAAGGGGCAGAAGGTGTGTATGAAGACGGGATGGGAGTGTAACACTTGGTCCAAGTACTGCTGTAACGAGACGATCAGCGACATCTTCCAGACGTACCAGTTCGAGAACCTCTTCTCGAAGCGGAACTCGCCTGTGGCCCACGCCGTCGGCTTCTGGGACTACCAGTCCTTCATCCTTTCCGCTGCCCTCTACGAGCCCCTTGGCTTTGGCACCACCGGCAACACGACCATGCAGATGATGGAGGTCGCTGCCTTCCTCGGCCATGTCGGAGCTAAGACTTCTT GTGGCTATGGAGTAGCAACTGGAGGACCTCTAGCATGGGGTCTTTGCTACAACAGAGAAATGAGCCCTAGCCAGTCATACTGTGATGACTACTACAAACTCACCTTTCCTTGTGCTCCTGGAGCTGAATACTATGGCCGTGGTGCCCTGCCCATCTATtg GAACTACAATTATGGTTACATTGGCGAAGCTTTGAAGGAGGACCTGTTGAACCATCCAGAATACATTGAGCAGAATGCGACCCTCGCCTTCATGGCTGCGATGCATAAATGGATGACGCCGGTCAAGAAATCACAGCCTTCGCCTCATGACGTCTTCGTTGGTAACTGGAAGCCCACCAAGAATGACACTTTGGCCAAGCGTGTCCCTGGCTTCGGCACCACAATGAACATCCTTTACGGAGACCAAGTGTGTGGAAAGGGCGATATTGATGACATGAACGTCATCGTCTCCCACTATTTGTATTACCTTGACCTGATGGGTGTTGGCCGAGAGGAGGCTGGACCCAATGAAATCCTTTCTTGCGCAGAACAGGTCGCTTTCAACCCTATTACTTCctccccctcttcctcttcttga